One stretch of Tepidibacter hydrothermalis DNA includes these proteins:
- a CDS encoding MFS transporter yields MQKNIKLSYIYNFFFSFNIPSAIWVLYLSFKGLTLVEIGFLESIFHLTSFLCEVPTGAIADIYGRKTSIIIGRILSFISTAFMIFSVGFIGYAFSFVFSALSFNLHSGAAESIIYDSMKILNKENEYKKTYGSISFYMEIARGLAILIGGILSDFAFMYVYILALFIDIFALSSATFYEEPNIDHKKHNENVFIHQLKESFKILKENKIALYLILFYAFICTIDTTVYFYCQKHFENMSISRTSIAIIYGITNVAGAISSKYAYIVEKRLNKKTIIKILCISNIFILIGFSVFIGYFTIIIFLLSCMISGFAIPIFSDYINSLIPSQYRATILSFDSVCFSMFMLVLFPIVGLMAQSFGITTAFGIIGGVLIPIVGFIVYKMKD; encoded by the coding sequence ATGCAAAAAAACATTAAATTAAGCTATATATATAACTTTTTCTTTAGTTTTAATATACCTTCAGCTATTTGGGTACTATACCTAAGTTTTAAAGGTCTTACATTAGTAGAAATAGGTTTTTTAGAATCTATATTTCATTTAACTAGCTTTTTATGTGAGGTTCCAACTGGAGCTATTGCAGATATATATGGACGAAAAACAAGTATTATAATAGGTAGAATCTTAAGCTTTATATCTACAGCTTTTATGATTTTTTCAGTTGGTTTTATTGGATATGCTTTTAGTTTTGTGTTTTCAGCTTTATCATTTAACCTACATTCTGGAGCCGCAGAATCTATAATATACGACAGCATGAAGATTTTGAACAAAGAAAATGAGTACAAAAAAACGTATGGATCAATATCCTTTTATATGGAAATAGCAAGAGGGTTAGCTATACTGATTGGAGGAATACTTTCTGATTTTGCCTTTATGTATGTATATATTTTGGCTTTATTTATAGATATATTTGCATTAAGTAGTGCTACATTTTATGAAGAACCTAATATAGATCATAAGAAGCATAATGAAAATGTATTTATACATCAATTAAAAGAAAGTTTCAAGATATTAAAGGAAAATAAAATAGCTTTATATTTGATCTTATTTTATGCTTTTATATGTACAATAGATACAACAGTATACTTTTATTGTCAGAAGCACTTTGAGAATATGAGTATATCTAGAACTTCGATAGCTATTATCTACGGGATAACTAATGTAGCAGGTGCCATAAGTTCTAAGTATGCTTATATTGTAGAGAAAAGATTAAACAAGAAAACTATTATAAAAATACTTTGTATTTCGAATATTTTTATACTAATAGGATTTTCAGTATTTATAGGGTATTTTACTATTATAATCTTTTTATTATCTTGTATGATAAGTGGGTTTGCGATACCTATTTTTAGTGATTATATAAATTCGCTAATTCCATCGCAATATAGGGCAACTATACTATCATTTGATTCTGTATGTTTTAGTATGTTTATGCTAGTATTATTCCCGATTGTTGGATTGATGGCTCAAAGTTTTGGAATAACTACGGCATTTGGAATTATAGGGGGAGTGCTTATACCTATAGTTGGATTTATAGTTTATAAGATGAAAGATTAA
- a CDS encoding xanthine dehydrogenase family protein molybdopterin-binding subunit codes for MKVVNSAISKIDGMDIATGKPVYTDDLDNNSLVIKILRSPYAFAKIKNIDTQKAEKLNGVECILTHKDVPNIRFTTAGQSYPEPSPYDRLILEEYVRYVGDEVAIIAAVDEKTALKAMKLIKVDYEVYKPVLDFEKAQEHKSIVHPEDDLHVNFDIGTNKEKNIAASYKTEVGDVEAELKNSEVVVEETYYTQAQAHGMMETYRAFSYMDHNGRLTIVSATQIPFHVRRIVARALQIPKSKIRVIKPRIGGGFGGKQTASVEIFPAIVTLKTGKPAKIVYDRKETFSCTTSRHAMRIKVKIGSDKEGNIKAIDMQALSDTGAYGEHAWTVFSVAGHKTLPLYNQAKAVRYMGNIVYTNKMTAGALRGYGVTQGTFALESAINELAAKLNIDPAKLREKNIIKEGETNPILGGSKEGQPVVLASCTLDRCIEKGKKLIGWNEKYRGKDMGNGKVRAVGMAITMQGSGIAEIDTASAEIKLNDDGFYTLLLGATDMGQGSDTILAQMGADVLETTMDKIIVHTADTDISPYDTGSYASSTTYVTGNAVIKACEDIKNKILENAAKLSDISKEDLMFDGTFVKKTNEENVLSLDEIAQRLSTGEGKNQLIGVGSFGGETSPPPFIAGFAEVEVDKESGKIDLIDYVAVVDCGTVINPKLARIQVEGGLVQGIGMAMYEDVRYSDAGKMQTNTFMQYKIPCRKDIANITVDFESSYEPTGPFGAKSIGEVVINTPSPAIANAVYNAVGVNVRSLPITPEKILIGLLEKNN; via the coding sequence ATGAAGGTTGTAAATAGTGCAATTTCAAAAATTGATGGTATGGATATTGCAACGGGGAAACCTGTTTACACAGATGACTTAGATAATAATTCGTTGGTTATAAAAATCCTTAGAAGCCCTTATGCTTTTGCAAAGATCAAAAACATAGATACACAAAAAGCAGAAAAATTAAACGGAGTTGAATGTATACTTACACACAAAGATGTTCCGAATATAAGATTTACAACGGCAGGTCAATCTTATCCTGAGCCATCTCCTTATGATAGATTGATTTTAGAGGAATATGTTCGTTATGTAGGAGATGAAGTTGCGATTATAGCTGCAGTAGATGAAAAAACTGCATTAAAAGCTATGAAATTAATTAAGGTTGATTATGAAGTATATAAACCTGTTTTGGATTTTGAAAAAGCACAAGAACATAAATCTATAGTTCATCCAGAAGATGATTTGCATGTGAATTTTGATATTGGTACAAATAAAGAAAAAAATATAGCAGCTTCTTATAAAACAGAAGTTGGAGATGTAGAAGCTGAACTTAAAAATAGTGAGGTTGTGGTAGAAGAAACGTATTACACTCAAGCTCAAGCTCATGGAATGATGGAAACATATCGTGCATTTAGTTATATGGATCATAATGGCAGACTTACAATTGTAAGTGCTACACAGATTCCTTTTCATGTTAGAAGAATTGTTGCAAGAGCTTTACAAATTCCAAAGAGTAAAATCCGTGTAATAAAACCTAGAATTGGTGGAGGTTTTGGTGGAAAGCAAACAGCATCTGTTGAAATTTTTCCAGCAATAGTTACACTTAAAACAGGAAAGCCAGCTAAGATTGTTTATGATAGAAAAGAAACATTTAGCTGTACAACTAGTCGTCATGCTATGAGGATTAAAGTAAAAATAGGATCTGATAAAGAAGGAAATATTAAAGCGATAGATATGCAGGCTTTATCTGATACAGGTGCATATGGTGAACATGCATGGACGGTATTTAGTGTTGCAGGACATAAGACACTTCCCCTATACAATCAAGCAAAAGCAGTAAGATATATGGGGAATATAGTTTACACAAATAAAATGACAGCAGGAGCTTTAAGAGGATATGGAGTTACTCAAGGAACATTTGCATTAGAATCAGCAATCAATGAATTAGCAGCTAAGTTAAATATAGATCCTGCCAAACTTCGAGAAAAGAATATTATAAAAGAAGGAGAGACAAATCCTATCTTAGGAGGATCTAAAGAAGGACAGCCTGTTGTTTTAGCAAGCTGTACTCTTGATAGATGTATTGAAAAAGGAAAAAAACTTATTGGATGGAATGAAAAGTATCGTGGAAAAGATATGGGTAATGGAAAGGTTAGAGCTGTTGGGATGGCAATAACAATGCAGGGGTCAGGTATAGCAGAAATTGATACAGCTTCAGCGGAGATTAAATTAAATGATGATGGATTCTACACACTTTTATTAGGTGCTACAGATATGGGACAAGGATCAGATACAATTCTTGCTCAAATGGGGGCAGATGTTTTAGAAACTACAATGGATAAGATAATTGTACACACTGCTGATACGGATATTTCTCCATATGATACAGGTTCGTATGCTTCTAGTACAACTTATGTAACTGGAAATGCTGTTATAAAAGCCTGTGAAGATATAAAAAATAAAATACTAGAAAATGCAGCAAAGCTTTCAGATATATCAAAAGAAGATTTAATGTTCGATGGAACATTTGTCAAAAAAACTAATGAAGAAAATGTATTATCTCTTGATGAGATAGCACAACGTTTATCAACAGGAGAAGGCAAAAATCAATTGATTGGAGTGGGCTCTTTTGGTGGAGAAACAAGTCCACCTCCGTTTATTGCAGGATTTGCTGAAGTAGAAGTTGATAAAGAAAGTGGTAAAATAGATTTAATTGACTATGTTGCAGTTGTTGACTGTGGAACGGTTATAAATCCAAAACTAGCTCGAATTCAAGTAGAAGGAGGACTGGTTCAAGGAATAGGAATGGCAATGTATGAAGATGTAAGATATAGTGATGCTGGAAAAATGCAAACAAATACATTTATGCAGTATAAAATTCCTTGTAGAAAAGATATAGCTAATATAACTGTTGATTTTGAATCTAGTTATGAACCAACTGGTCCTTTTGGAGCAAAGTCTATTGGTGAAGTTGTAATTAATACTCCATCACCAGCAATTGCAAATGCTGTTTATAATGCAGTAGGTGTGAATGTAAGAAGTCTGCCTATTACACCTGAAAAAATTTTAATAGGATTATTAGAAAAAAATAACTAA
- a CDS encoding (2Fe-2S)-binding protein, whose product MKIEVMINNKKIAMEIECDEFLADTLRRYGFLSVKKGCDTGSCGLCTVWLEDKPVLSCSILSARVNGKQITTIEGVQKEAREFADFLVNEGAEQCGFCSPGFIMTVLAMKKELKNPTEEDIVHYLTGNLCRCTGYVGQLRAIKKYMGVV is encoded by the coding sequence ATGAAGATAGAAGTTATGATTAATAATAAAAAAATAGCCATGGAAATAGAATGTGATGAATTTTTAGCAGATACATTGAGAAGATACGGTTTTTTAAGTGTTAAAAAAGGTTGTGATACAGGATCTTGTGGATTATGTACAGTATGGTTAGAGGATAAGCCAGTTCTTTCATGTTCAATTCTTTCTGCAAGAGTTAACGGGAAACAAATTACAACTATTGAAGGCGTTCAAAAAGAGGCAAGAGAATTTGCAGATTTTTTAGTGAATGAAGGAGCTGAACAATGTGGATTTTGTAGTCCTGGATTTATAATGACAGTACTTGCAATGAAGAAAGAACTTAAAAATCCTACAGAAGAAGATATTGTTCACTACTTAACAGGAAATCTTTGTAGATGTACAGGTTATGTTGGACAGTTAAGAGCGATAAAAAAATATATGGGGGTAGTATAA
- a CDS encoding FAD binding domain-containing protein, translating into MISIQNYVFPETVEEAYDTLKNKRNNTVLGGCSFLRMGSKNIGTAIDLSRLNLNYIKENDEIIEIGAMTTFREIETSPILTKYFNGVLSQSVKNIVGIQLRNNVTVGGTVYSKYGFSDLITALLSLDAQVVLYNAGKMSLEKFLEKDFEKDILTKIIILKNNRKAVFKSMRNSSSDYALLNVAVSKENKDFKIVVGARPQRAKIAKEASIYLGKSELTDEDIERTSSIAAKELTFGTNMRGSKEYREAICKVLVKRALMEVL; encoded by the coding sequence TTGATTTCTATACAAAATTATGTATTTCCTGAAACAGTGGAAGAAGCGTATGATACTTTAAAAAATAAAAGAAATAATACTGTATTAGGAGGCTGTTCTTTTTTAAGAATGGGATCGAAAAATATTGGAACAGCTATCGATTTATCTAGACTTAATTTAAATTATATAAAAGAAAATGATGAGATAATTGAGATTGGAGCCATGACTACGTTTCGTGAAATAGAAACTAGTCCTATTTTAACAAAATACTTTAATGGAGTTTTATCTCAATCTGTAAAAAATATAGTAGGTATTCAGCTTAGAAACAATGTAACTGTAGGTGGTACTGTTTATTCAAAATACGGATTCTCAGATTTAATTACAGCACTACTTTCACTAGATGCTCAGGTAGTACTTTATAATGCAGGAAAAATGTCTTTAGAGAAATTTTTAGAAAAAGACTTTGAAAAAGATATTTTAACAAAAATTATTATTCTAAAAAATAATAGAAAAGCAGTATTTAAATCAATGAGAAATTCAAGTAGTGATTATGCTCTATTAAATGTAGCTGTATCAAAGGAAAATAAAGACTTTAAGATAGTAGTTGGAGCAAGACCTCAAAGGGCAAAGATCGCTAAAGAAGCTTCTATATACTTAGGAAAAAGTGAATTAACAGATGAAGATATTGAACGAACTTCAAGTATTGCTGCAAAAGAATTAACTTTTGGAACTAATATGAGAGGTAGTAAAGAGTATCGAGAGGCAATCTGTAAGGTACTTGTAAAAAGAGCTTTAATGGAGGTTTTATAA
- a CDS encoding uracil-xanthine permease family protein, which translates to MNKDNEIYDLDGVPPLHRAIPLGLQHILSMFAGNVAPLIIIANAMSLPVDEKTFLIQCAMFIAGVTTLIQLYPIGPIGAKLPIVMGTSFGFLPVGISISAQYGLAGVLGASFVGGFFEIIMGAFLKPLRKYFPPVVTGTVLLSIGLSLLPVGIKYFAGGVGAKDFGSPSNLLLGTIVLVTVLFFNQYTKGITSMSSILIGIIVGYIVAIPMGKIDFSAVSQAKWVSFPVPFKYGMTFHLDAIVGMLLMYILTTVETVGDISGITMGGANREATDKELAGGVMADGLGSCLAAIFNVLPNTSFSQNVGLVALTGIMSRFVVAVGAVFLIITGLFPKIGTVVALMPQSVLGGATIVMFSMIAISGINLITKEPLTGKNSMIVAVAMGLGFGLGSVPEAIAYLPESVKMIFGGSGMVVTGTIAIILNIILPENQEKKVEHNTKKSLSGA; encoded by the coding sequence ATGAACAAAGATAATGAGATATATGACTTAGATGGGGTTCCACCGTTACATAGAGCAATCCCATTAGGATTACAACATATACTTTCGATGTTTGCAGGAAATGTAGCACCTTTAATTATTATTGCAAACGCTATGAGTTTACCTGTTGATGAAAAAACATTCTTAATCCAATGCGCTATGTTTATAGCTGGAGTAACTACTTTAATTCAACTTTATCCTATCGGGCCAATAGGAGCAAAACTTCCTATTGTTATGGGTACAAGCTTTGGATTTTTACCAGTAGGTATAAGCATATCTGCACAATACGGACTTGCTGGAGTACTTGGGGCATCCTTCGTTGGAGGTTTTTTTGAAATTATAATGGGTGCATTTTTAAAACCATTAAGAAAATATTTTCCACCTGTTGTAACAGGAACAGTACTATTATCTATAGGATTATCTCTTTTACCAGTAGGAATAAAATATTTTGCAGGTGGGGTTGGTGCAAAAGACTTTGGATCACCATCAAATCTTCTTTTAGGAACAATTGTTTTAGTAACTGTATTGTTTTTTAATCAATATACAAAGGGAATTACAAGTATGTCGTCTATATTAATTGGTATTATAGTAGGATATATCGTGGCTATCCCGATGGGAAAAATTGATTTTTCTGCTGTATCACAAGCTAAATGGGTATCTTTCCCCGTACCATTTAAATATGGAATGACATTTCATTTAGATGCAATTGTTGGAATGCTTTTAATGTATATTTTAACAACGGTAGAAACTGTTGGCGATATTTCGGGAATTACAATGGGCGGAGCTAATCGTGAGGCTACTGATAAAGAACTTGCAGGAGGAGTTATGGCAGATGGACTAGGAAGTTGTTTAGCTGCTATCTTCAACGTGTTACCAAATACATCTTTTAGCCAAAATGTTGGATTAGTTGCGTTAACTGGTATTATGAGTAGATTTGTAGTTGCAGTAGGAGCAGTATTCTTAATTATAACTGGATTATTCCCTAAGATTGGAACTGTTGTTGCTTTAATGCCACAAAGTGTATTAGGTGGAGCTACTATTGTTATGTTTTCTATGATAGCTATTAGTGGAATTAACCTTATTACAAAAGAACCTCTTACTGGAAAAAATAGCATGATTGTTGCTGTTGCAATGGGACTAGGATTTGGACTTGGATCTGTACCAGAAGCAATTGCGTATTTACCAGAATCAGTAAAGATGATCTTTGGAGGATCAGGAATGGTTGTTACGGGAACTATTGCAATTATATTAAATATTATTTTACCAGAAAATCAGGAGAAAAAAGTAGAACATAATACTAAAAAATCTCTTTCTGGAGCATAG
- a CDS encoding xanthine phosphoribosyltransferase — MKLLKEVIVEKGKVRGEDVLKVDSFLNHQLDINLLNEMGKEFKNRFKDENITKILTIEASGIAIAAIAAQYFNVPVVFAKKVESKNVDNDNAYESKVYSFTKDKTYSIRVCKDYLNPTDNILVLDDFLANAQAALGLKDVVDQSGANLAGIGIVIEKGFQDGGKLLRESGIKVESLAIVKSMSTDGIKFA; from the coding sequence ATGAAATTATTAAAAGAAGTTATAGTGGAAAAAGGTAAAGTTAGAGGGGAAGATGTTCTAAAAGTTGATAGTTTTTTAAACCATCAATTAGATATAAATCTATTGAATGAAATGGGTAAAGAATTTAAAAATCGTTTTAAAGATGAAAATATAACTAAAATCTTAACTATAGAAGCTTCAGGGATTGCTATAGCTGCAATAGCAGCTCAATATTTCAATGTTCCTGTAGTGTTTGCTAAAAAAGTAGAAAGTAAAAATGTAGATAATGATAATGCATATGAAAGTAAGGTTTATTCATTTACTAAGGATAAAACTTACTCAATCAGAGTTTGTAAAGATTATCTAAATCCTACAGATAACATATTAGTACTTGATGATTTTTTAGCTAACGCACAGGCTGCATTAGGATTAAAAGATGTAGTGGATCAATCAGGAGCTAATTTAGCCGGCATTGGAATTGTTATAGAAAAAGGATTCCAAGATGGAGGAAAGCTTTTAAGAGAGAGTGGAATAAAAGTAGAATCTTTAGCTATTGTTAAGTCTATGAGTACTGATGGAATTAAGTTTGCCTAA
- a CDS encoding XdhC family protein, with product MEYKILNQISDEIKLNKKVALATITRVEGSTPRKEGSMMGIKEDGTIFGTIGGGTLELVVMEKAKKCIINGESKNFNFKLTDDEGSLHMQCGGEADVFIKVFKPFDKLFIVGGGHIAFELYELGKMLEFHTTIVEDREEFCNINRFPQADELKLGDIQEILQEYPIDDSTYVVIVTRGHKHDEVALKSVIDSNAKYIGMIGSKNKTKYIMDNLKSEKVSQEKLDKIYAPIGIDLGGQTPKEIAFSIMSEILVVKNNGSLNHLKDIKK from the coding sequence TTGGAATATAAAATCTTAAATCAAATATCAGATGAGATAAAGTTAAATAAAAAAGTAGCATTAGCTACTATAACTAGAGTAGAAGGTTCTACACCGAGAAAAGAAGGTTCTATGATGGGAATTAAGGAAGACGGAACTATTTTTGGGACTATAGGTGGGGGTACGTTAGAGTTAGTTGTAATGGAGAAAGCTAAAAAATGTATTATAAATGGAGAAAGTAAAAATTTTAATTTTAAACTAACGGATGATGAAGGAAGTCTTCATATGCAGTGTGGTGGTGAAGCAGATGTTTTTATTAAAGTTTTTAAGCCCTTCGATAAGTTATTTATTGTTGGAGGAGGGCATATTGCATTTGAATTATATGAATTAGGCAAGATGCTAGAATTTCATACTACCATAGTTGAAGATAGAGAGGAATTTTGTAATATAAATAGATTTCCACAGGCTGATGAGCTGAAACTCGGAGACATACAAGAAATTTTACAGGAATATCCCATAGATGATAGTACTTATGTTGTTATTGTAACTAGAGGTCATAAGCATGATGAGGTTGCATTAAAATCTGTTATAGATAGTAATGCCAAATATATAGGTATGATTGGAAGTAAAAATAAAACAAAATATATTATGGACAATCTTAAAAGTGAAAAAGTATCTCAAGAAAAATTAGATAAAATATATGCTCCTATTGGGATTGATTTAGGAGGGCAAACACCTAAAGAAATTGCTTTTAGCATTATGTCTGAGATACTTGTGGTAAAAAATAATGGAAGTCTTAATCACTTGAAAGATATCAAAAAATAG
- the yqeB gene encoding selenium-dependent molybdenum cofactor biosynthesis protein YqeB translates to MFDNIVVIRGGGDIATGISHKLHRSGFKVLILEIEKPTMVRRTVSFASAVYECETIVEKVKSVKAYNIKDIHKIWSNNQIPVVVDPKCEIIDEMKIDILVDATLAKRNLGMNRTMAPITIGVGPGFDAGEDVDIVVETSRGHDLGKLIFKGYAQADTGVPGKILGYGKERVLRAPCHGIINNLSEIGDIIKKDQIIAYVDDEPVKASIDGILRGIIMNGLKVKKGLKIGDIDPREIKEYCFTISDKARSVAGGVLEAILYMKNIRHLQKNN, encoded by the coding sequence ATGTTTGACAATATTGTTGTAATAAGAGGCGGGGGAGATATTGCAACTGGTATTTCTCATAAGTTGCATAGAAGTGGATTTAAGGTATTAATACTTGAAATAGAAAAACCTACTATGGTTAGAAGAACTGTCTCGTTTGCTAGTGCAGTATATGAATGTGAGACTATAGTTGAAAAAGTAAAATCAGTGAAAGCATACAATATAAAGGATATACACAAAATATGGAGTAATAATCAAATACCTGTTGTTGTAGATCCTAAATGTGAAATAATAGATGAAATGAAAATAGATATTTTAGTAGATGCTACTTTGGCAAAAAGAAATTTAGGAATGAATAGAACCATGGCTCCTATTACAATCGGAGTTGGCCCAGGATTTGATGCTGGTGAAGATGTAGATATTGTAGTTGAAACAAGCAGAGGACATGATTTAGGAAAATTGATATTTAAAGGATATGCACAAGCTGATACAGGGGTTCCTGGTAAAATATTAGGGTATGGCAAAGAAAGAGTATTGAGAGCTCCGTGCCATGGCATAATAAATAACTTATCGGAAATCGGAGATATAATCAAAAAAGACCAAATAATTGCTTATGTAGATGATGAACCTGTAAAAGCTTCTATAGATGGCATTTTGAGAGGAATAATTATGAATGGTTTAAAGGTAAAAAAAGGTCTTAAAATAGGTGATATTGATCCTAGGGAAATAAAAGAATATTGTTTTACTATTTCAGATAAAGCTAGATCTGTTGCAGGAGGAGTTTTAGAAGCTATCTTATATATGAAAAATATAAGGCATCTTCAAAAAAATAATTAG
- the mocA gene encoding molybdenum cofactor cytidylyltransferase, protein MITGIIMAAGFSTRMNKDKLTLDFGGISIIEMVIKAIKESNIDEIILVYREEKIKEIGIKNKIKTVYNDRAKLGQSESIKFGINASSIQTDGFMFFVGDQPFLDPSIINELIDVFEEQNTDIVAPMYKGKRGNPIIFSSKLKDELLKIEGDDGGKSIVAKIYDEVKFIHFDNDTARLDIDTWDEYMKWRRN, encoded by the coding sequence TTGATTACTGGTATTATTATGGCGGCTGGATTTTCTACAAGAATGAATAAAGATAAATTAACGCTTGATTTTGGTGGTATTTCTATTATTGAAATGGTGATTAAAGCTATAAAAGAATCTAATATAGATGAAATAATATTAGTATATAGAGAAGAAAAAATAAAAGAAATAGGAATAAAAAATAAAATAAAAACAGTTTATAATGATAGAGCTAAACTTGGACAAAGTGAGTCTATAAAATTTGGGATTAATGCTTCGTCTATACAAACAGATGGATTTATGTTCTTTGTTGGAGATCAGCCTTTTTTAGATCCTTCTATTATAAATGAATTGATAGATGTGTTTGAAGAACAAAATACGGATATAGTAGCACCTATGTATAAAGGTAAAAGAGGAAATCCTATAATTTTTTCTTCAAAATTAAAAGATGAACTTCTTAAAATTGAAGGAGATGATGGTGGCAAAAGTATTGTTGCAAAGATATATGATGAGGTGAAGTTTATTCATTTTGATAATGATACAGCTAGACTAGACATAGATACATGGGATGAATATATGAAATGGAGACGAAATTAG
- the yqeC gene encoding selenium cofactor biosynthesis protein YqeC has protein sequence MNIYKYFDIDFMKKEMISFVGGGGKTSSIFKLAKELKDRNKKVLVTTSTAIYYPNEGEYDELIIDKSIDLSDINKDKIKEGSITVIGREVSKENKLLGLSKESIDEIYNLEVFDYILVEADGSKRKAIKAPADHEPVIPFNTYKVVGVIGLDCIKKKINMENVHRPELFCNITNSKMEEIIDEDKIFKLIINKKGLFKATPENCKKYILLNKVEVEERKKIALQIRDLVIKSKFEVMGIIACSIINKNIVFKWSDKI, from the coding sequence ATGAATATATATAAATATTTTGATATCGATTTTATGAAAAAAGAAATGATATCATTTGTAGGTGGAGGGGGAAAAACGAGTAGTATATTTAAATTAGCAAAAGAATTAAAAGATAGGAATAAAAAAGTATTGGTTACAACTTCAACTGCAATATACTATCCTAATGAAGGAGAGTATGATGAATTAATTATAGATAAATCAATTGATTTAAGTGATATAAATAAAGATAAAATTAAAGAAGGAAGTATTACTGTTATAGGAAGAGAAGTTTCGAAAGAAAATAAGTTGTTAGGGCTATCTAAGGAGTCAATAGATGAAATTTATAATCTTGAAGTATTTGATTATATTTTAGTTGAAGCGGATGGTTCAAAGAGAAAAGCTATAAAAGCACCTGCTGATCATGAACCTGTTATACCTTTTAATACATATAAAGTAGTAGGGGTAATTGGGTTAGATTGTATTAAAAAGAAAATAAATATGGAAAATGTTCATAGACCAGAATTATTTTGTAATATAACCAATAGTAAAATGGAAGAAATAATAGACGAAGATAAAATATTTAAATTAATTATAAATAAAAAAGGTTTATTTAAAGCTACTCCTGAAAACTGTAAAAAATATATCTTGCTTAATAAGGTAGAAGTTGAAGAAAGAAAAAAAATAGCTTTGCAAATTAGAGATTTAGTAATTAAAAGTAAATTTGAGGTAATGGGTATTATTGCATGTAGCATTATTAATAAAAATATTGTTTTTAAGTGGAGTGATAAAATTTGA